A window of Nicotiana tabacum cultivar K326 chromosome 24, ASM71507v2, whole genome shotgun sequence contains these coding sequences:
- the LOC142178481 gene encoding uncharacterized protein LOC142178481 yields MGGSSNNNDSNSSSSSSSSSEELQSHDLEAHMQLCMQAFQMNNYVLQCLHDQNNDAIRVGSVPGHVVIKRDRESADNNLFLDYFSENPRYNDRQFRRRYRMSRNLFIQIVDEVKAHDMYFVQRADAMGRFGLSTLQKITDVFRMLVYGLPADATDEYVKIGESTAIESLKRFCRAVVEVFGEQYLRSPTPNDVERLLHIGEQRGFPGMLGSLDCMHWKWKNYPTTWAGQYAYRS; encoded by the coding sequence ATGGGAGGTTCATCTAATAATAATGATTCAAATTCCTCTTCATCATCGTCATCGTCTTCAGAAGAATTACAGTCACATGATCTTGAAGCTCACATGCAATTGTGCATGCAAGCATTTCAGATGAACAATTATGTGTTGCAGTGTTTGCACGATCAAAATAATGATGCTATCAGAGTTGGCTCTGTTCCTGGTCATGTGGTAATTAAGCGAGATCGTGAAAGTGCTGATAATAATTTATTTCTggattatttttcagaaaatccaCGCTATAATGATCGTCAGTTTCGTCGTAGATATCGGATGTCCCGTAATTTGTTCATCCAAATAGTTGATGAAGTTAAAGCTCATGATATGTACTTTGTACAACGCGCCGATGCTATGGGTAGATTTGGATTATCTACTCTACAAAAAATTACAGACGTGTTTAGAATGCTGGTATACGGTTTGCCAGCGGATGCCACTGATGAATATGTGAAAATTGGAGAGTCGACTGCAATTGAGAGCCTGAAGAGATTTTGCCGAGCTGTCGTAGAGGTTTTTGGCGAGCAGTATTTAAGATCACCAACACCTAACGATGTTGAAAGGCTTCTGCACATCGGTGAACAGCGTGGCTTTCCAGGAATGCTAGGCAGTCTAGACTGCATGCATTGGAAATGGAAAAATTATCCAACAACATGGGCTGGACAATATGCATATCGTAGTTAA